The following are from one region of the Amylibacter sp. IMCC11727 genome:
- a CDS encoding dihydroneopterin aldolase, translated as MTDETALAFDTLEARSIASAIGQPLDRIAVRDYSKSVEIGAFQAERGVTQGLRFNVVLEVARHDGAQTDDVDAVLSYDTITEAIEAELAAERLNLLETLAERVATRILQHKLAERVFVRIEKTERGPGSLGVEIVRVREDAGSVDAGVQVRPVVVFLPDAIVRGDALGAWLDQITAMDAPVVLCVEPNAAVDLTGKAEPDQRLQLLAIEQAAWVLAARDARCVVVGTRTELDWALKNGQMSVWAPSRIAMDAVEQPAGDDAVGLAVWFGAEFNAARVLACGDIKDDRLDVALDPSAL; from the coding sequence ATGACCGATGAAACAGCATTGGCGTTTGATACGTTAGAAGCGCGATCCATCGCGAGCGCGATTGGTCAACCGCTCGACCGTATTGCGGTGCGAGATTATTCGAAATCTGTAGAAATTGGTGCATTTCAAGCAGAGCGTGGCGTGACGCAGGGCCTGCGGTTTAATGTGGTGTTGGAAGTGGCGCGCCATGACGGTGCGCAGACCGATGATGTGGATGCGGTTCTGTCCTATGACACCATTACCGAGGCGATTGAAGCTGAGTTGGCAGCGGAGCGGTTGAACCTGCTGGAAACCTTGGCAGAGCGGGTTGCGACGCGGATTTTGCAGCATAAATTGGCAGAGCGGGTTTTTGTGCGGATTGAAAAGACCGAACGTGGACCTGGATCGCTGGGCGTGGAAATTGTGCGGGTTCGTGAAGATGCGGGATCTGTCGATGCTGGCGTGCAAGTACGACCAGTGGTGGTGTTTTTGCCAGATGCAATCGTGCGCGGGGACGCGTTGGGCGCATGGCTTGATCAGATCACCGCAATGGATGCGCCTGTTGTGTTGTGCGTCGAGCCAAATGCGGCGGTTGATCTGACGGGGAAAGCCGAGCCTGACCAACGATTGCAGTTGCTGGCCATTGAACAGGCGGCGTGGGTTTTGGCGGCGCGTGACGCGCGATGCGTGGTGGTTGGCACACGCACCGAGTTGGACTGGGCGTTGAAGAACGGACAGATGTCCGTTTGGGCGCCGTCGCGCATTGCAATGGATGCTGTGGAGCAACCAGCAGGAGATGATGCAGTTGGACTGGCCGTATGGTTCGGGGCCGAGTTTAACGCAGCGCGTGTGCTTGCTTGTGGTGACATCAAAGATGACCGTTTAGATGTGGCGCTTGATCCATCGGCGCTGTAG
- a CDS encoding CAP domain-containing protein, with protein sequence MKQSLLIAALLAFAQPALACSPATFAPKFNKTIPAKPDQKLFTEAVLIATNFERCKVGKRGLKTHASLRKAALIHSRNMAKTRKFSHTSKAGNARTVKDRAKLANLKWRWLGENIALQNRYQFGNRVPFRIIDAAACKFSNPKTGATIPPHTYASLAQSVTASWMNSKGHRENIQSRYAGRMATAVVLDASAPNCGKYYITQVFSN encoded by the coding sequence ATGAAACAAAGCCTTCTTATCGCCGCCCTTCTCGCCTTTGCACAACCCGCATTGGCGTGTTCGCCCGCAACCTTTGCACCTAAATTCAACAAAACGATCCCTGCGAAGCCCGATCAAAAACTGTTCACCGAGGCCGTCCTGATCGCCACGAATTTTGAAAGATGCAAAGTTGGCAAGCGCGGCTTGAAAACCCATGCCTCACTTCGCAAGGCCGCGCTCATTCACTCGCGCAACATGGCAAAAACACGCAAATTCAGCCACACCTCAAAGGCTGGCAACGCGCGCACCGTCAAAGACCGTGCAAAACTGGCAAACCTGAAATGGCGTTGGCTTGGGGAAAACATCGCACTGCAAAACCGCTACCAATTTGGCAATCGCGTCCCGTTTCGCATCATTGACGCGGCAGCATGTAAATTTTCCAATCCGAAAACAGGCGCGACAATCCCGCCCCACACTTACGCCAGTTTGGCGCAAAGCGTGACAGCCTCCTGGATGAATTCAAAGGGCCACCGCGAAAACATTCAATCCCGCTACGCAGGACGCATGGCAACCGCAGTGGTCTTGGATGCAAGCGCACCCAATTGCGGAAAATACTACATCACGCAGGTGTTTTCGAACTAG
- a CDS encoding cell wall hydrolase, protein MILLPSLKSVKSTVFCAVVVAFCAPVAVSAENADFEPVNKILSQERRLLMALGTNRAKKIAGVGGRSIVRIASWSKPKSAKPKVKVAKASATSGAVVSSFKELNSVPKASGGAEWACLTEALYFEARGESFKGISAVAEVILNRKNSSRFPNSVCGVISQGVGGRPGCQFSYKCDGKAEVYHEPKAYARVAKMARLKLDGRLPKITGGALFYHTTAVRPSWSRKFLRTAKVGVHLFYKPS, encoded by the coding sequence ATGATTCTGCTGCCGAGTTTGAAATCCGTGAAATCTACGGTGTTTTGTGCTGTTGTTGTTGCGTTTTGCGCACCTGTTGCTGTGTCCGCTGAAAATGCCGACTTCGAGCCTGTAAACAAAATCCTGTCCCAAGAGCGCCGTTTGCTGATGGCGCTGGGGACGAATCGCGCCAAGAAGATTGCAGGTGTTGGTGGGCGTTCGATTGTTCGTATTGCCAGCTGGTCCAAGCCTAAAAGCGCGAAGCCAAAGGTGAAGGTCGCAAAAGCAAGCGCCACGTCCGGTGCCGTTGTATCCAGCTTTAAAGAACTGAACAGCGTACCAAAGGCATCTGGTGGTGCTGAATGGGCGTGTTTGACGGAAGCCTTGTACTTTGAGGCGCGCGGCGAAAGCTTTAAGGGGATTTCAGCGGTGGCTGAGGTGATTTTAAATCGCAAAAACTCCAGCCGTTTCCCGAATTCTGTTTGTGGTGTGATCAGCCAAGGGGTTGGTGGCCGACCTGGATGCCAATTTTCGTATAAATGTGATGGCAAAGCTGAAGTTTACCACGAACCCAAAGCCTATGCGCGGGTGGCAAAGATGGCCCGCCTGAAACTGGATGGTCGTTTGCCAAAGATTACTGGCGGGGCGTTGTTTTATCACACAACGGCTGTACGCCCGAGTTGGTCACGTAAATTCCTGCGCACTGCGAAAGTGGGCGTGCATTTGTTTTACAAGCCGAGCTAG
- a CDS encoding putative PEP-binding protein: protein MTDFADIAEITATADLPAAEYGVRAEVLAKLLQADMPVPRGFAVSKAAVHKLALGELPDLSMFNDVLKPGVLYSVRRSPEQRNWGGPRAILNIGMNDQTRDVLARDLGLDRANDLYCRFIRSYALKVARLDEDDLEELVEEEFINRGRDYGRLATALLAFYEDELDEPFPQDPMEQLQQVLRAVARMWEGTTARILRQARGAPADAGLGLIIQDMAWGTGDGECGVGSAQFTSLITGQAGSHGRYKSETHGHDAVTGRGGELYLSRDDRGLSLEEAAPKVFGQLQSLARTARSVLKDEMMLQFAVQDGAVWVLDASPAERSGRAEVEIAVTLVADGLRSKAEALLSVTPGSLTEMLHRQIDPKAEYGVLTHGIAASPGANSGKIVFTAEAAQASAAQGENCILVRTETSPEDIRGMHSAQGILTTRGGITSHAAVIARGLGLPCIVGAADVDIDLRRKRFELPDGRQFEEGDIITLDGASGEVIEGATDLVEPDLGGAFNTLLDWTDEFRRLGVRANADTPNDARLAKTFRVDGIGLCRTEHMFFEPGRLTAMREMIFADQDQDRQAALDRLMPMQRADFVELFGLMAGLPVCIRLLDPPLHEFLPQSSKEIRSLAEAMDLPLAKVMGRTEDLSEYNPMLGMRGVRLGLTVPGIYEMQARAIFEAAAHVQEAHGTPIKPEIMIPLVSANKEVEIVKSRVDAVASEVQIATGQRLEYSVGVMVETPRAALKAGHIAQFSEFLSFGTNDLTQMTYGLSRDDAGRFMRDYVNTGVYSEDPFHSIDLDAVGELVMLAATRAKEARCDIELGLCGEHGGDPASVAFCHKIGLDYVSCSPYRAPVARLAAAQTAILDAKSV from the coding sequence ATGACCGATTTCGCGGATATCGCAGAAATCACGGCAACGGCAGATTTGCCAGCCGCCGAATATGGCGTGCGCGCCGAGGTGTTGGCCAAGTTGTTGCAAGCAGACATGCCTGTGCCCCGTGGATTTGCCGTATCCAAGGCCGCTGTTCATAAGTTGGCGCTGGGTGAACTGCCTGATTTGAGTATGTTTAACGATGTGCTGAAACCTGGTGTTTTGTATTCGGTGCGTCGATCCCCCGAGCAGCGCAATTGGGGCGGGCCACGGGCCATTTTGAACATTGGCATGAACGATCAAACGCGTGATGTTTTGGCGCGGGATTTGGGGCTGGATCGGGCCAATGATTTGTATTGTCGGTTCATTCGGTCCTATGCGTTAAAGGTGGCGCGGCTCGACGAAGATGATCTGGAAGAATTGGTAGAAGAAGAGTTCATCAACCGTGGACGGGATTATGGTCGGCTGGCCACAGCGTTGTTGGCGTTTTACGAAGACGAGTTGGATGAACCGTTCCCGCAAGACCCAATGGAACAGTTGCAGCAGGTTTTGCGTGCGGTTGCGCGGATGTGGGAAGGCACAACAGCGCGGATTTTGCGTCAAGCGCGTGGCGCGCCCGCAGATGCGGGGCTGGGGCTGATTATTCAGGATATGGCTTGGGGTACGGGTGATGGCGAATGCGGCGTGGGATCGGCGCAGTTTACTTCGCTGATTACGGGGCAAGCGGGATCACACGGACGATACAAAAGCGAAACCCACGGGCATGACGCGGTGACGGGTCGCGGTGGGGAATTGTATTTGAGCCGCGATGATCGGGGGCTGTCGTTGGAAGAGGCGGCGCCAAAAGTGTTTGGGCAGTTGCAATCCTTAGCGCGGACCGCGCGTTCGGTTTTAAAAGACGAAATGATGTTGCAGTTTGCGGTGCAAGACGGCGCGGTTTGGGTGCTGGATGCTAGCCCTGCAGAACGATCTGGCCGCGCAGAGGTGGAAATCGCCGTGACGTTGGTGGCGGATGGATTGCGCAGCAAGGCTGAGGCCTTGTTGTCTGTAACACCCGGATCGTTGACGGAAATGTTGCACCGCCAGATTGATCCAAAGGCGGAATACGGCGTGTTGACCCATGGGATTGCCGCCAGCCCTGGGGCCAATTCGGGCAAGATTGTTTTCACCGCTGAGGCCGCGCAGGCAAGTGCTGCGCAGGGGGAAAACTGTATTTTGGTGCGCACTGAAACCTCGCCTGAGGATATTCGTGGGATGCATTCGGCGCAGGGGATTTTGACCACGCGGGGCGGGATCACGAGCCATGCGGCGGTGATTGCTCGGGGGTTGGGCTTGCCGTGTATCGTGGGGGCGGCGGATGTGGATATTGATCTGCGGCGCAAGCGATTTGAGCTGCCAGATGGACGCCAGTTCGAAGAGGGTGACATTATCACGCTGGATGGGGCCAGTGGCGAAGTGATCGAGGGCGCGACGGATTTGGTGGAGCCTGATCTGGGTGGAGCGTTTAACACGCTGCTGGATTGGACAGACGAGTTTCGCCGTTTGGGTGTGCGGGCCAATGCGGACACGCCAAATGATGCGCGGCTGGCCAAAACGTTTCGGGTTGATGGTATTGGGTTGTGCCGCACGGAGCATATGTTTTTTGAACCTGGTCGATTAACCGCAATGCGCGAGATGATATTCGCGGATCAAGATCAGGATCGGCAAGCCGCGCTGGATCGGTTGATGCCGATGCAGCGGGCCGATTTTGTGGAATTGTTTGGGCTGATGGCAGGGTTGCCCGTGTGTATTCGCCTGCTCGACCCGCCGTTGCACGAGTTTTTGCCCCAATCATCCAAGGAAATCCGCAGTTTGGCCGAAGCGATGGATTTGCCCTTGGCCAAGGTGATGGGACGGACCGAGGATTTGAGCGAATATAACCCGATGTTGGGAATGCGCGGTGTGCGGTTGGGGCTGACCGTTCCTGGTATTTATGAGATGCAGGCACGGGCGATATTTGAAGCGGCTGCGCATGTGCAAGAGGCCCATGGCACGCCGATCAAACCAGAGATTATGATTCCGCTGGTGTCGGCCAATAAAGAGGTGGAAATCGTCAAATCCCGTGTGGATGCCGTGGCATCAGAGGTGCAGATCGCAACGGGGCAGCGATTGGAATATTCAGTGGGTGTGATGGTGGAAACGCCGCGTGCGGCGCTGAAGGCTGGGCATATTGCGCAGTTTTCCGAATTCCTAAGCTTTGGGACCAACGATTTGACCCAGATGACTTATGGATTGTCGCGCGATGATGCGGGGCGGTTCATGCGCGATTATGTCAATACTGGTGTGTATTCCGAAGATCCGTTCCATTCGATTGATTTGGATGCAGTGGGTGAGTTGGTGATGCTGGCCGCAACGCGGGCCAAAGAGGCGCGCTGCGATATTGAGCTGGGGTTATGTGGCGAACATGGGGGCGATCCCGCGTCCGTTGCGTTTTGTCATAAGATCGGGCTGGATTACGTTTCTTGTTCGCCGTACCGCGCTCCAGTGGCCCGATTGGCCGCGGCGCAGACCGCAATTTTGGATGCAAAATCTGTGTAA
- the glyS gene encoding glycine--tRNA ligase subunit beta, whose amino-acid sequence MADLLLELFSEEIPARMQKRASEDLKKLVTDGLVEAGLTYESAGAFVTPRRLCLSVVGLTDRSPDVKEERKGPRVDAPEKAIEGFLRGAGVSKDQLEVRDEKKGQVYFALIEKPGRDASAIIADVVPNVVRNFPWPKSMRWGAGALKWVRPLHSILCILHDAEGAEVVPFDVDGIVSGDTTCGHRFHAPDAFKVTSFEQYQAELAKAHVVLDAEERAAAIWNDATNGAFALGLEVVEDKGLLAEVAGLVEWPVVLMGDIAEDFLGLPPEVLQTSMKEHQKFFSVRNPKTERIEKFVTVANRETIDNGATILAGNQKVLFARLSDAKFFWENDLRVAQEDYTAWTDKLSNVTFHNKLGSQAERIDRIAALAREIAPVVGADADAAEEAARFAKADLSSEMVYEFPELQGLMGRYYAVEAGKSVEVAAAAQEHYSPLGPSDDVPSAPVSVAVALADKIDTLTGFWAIDEKPTGSKDPFALRRAALGVIRLVLENGVRASLKSLAMNGFYFQLRRSVSFAFDQAELEILDGSDEIAYGQYPDGVIEEAEAALSRDKYLIDFLSRDLNKAVLEQSELLATFEEVGNTFHALEKCKIGELTAKISSGIDANSIDLSFVDGGKYQANTIELLWFLDDQSKPILSFFHDRLKVYLRDKGISHDVIDACLAMPNNDDFTSLVKRAEALQGFVGSDDGTNLLQGFKRANNILTQAEEKDGVEYSYGADIKFAEQDEERALFGALDTAEAAIAPAMETEDFGAAMTAMAALRGPIDAFFEAVQVNADSDTVRRNRLNLLSRIRTVMGQVADFTKVEG is encoded by the coding sequence ATGGCTGATCTGCTGTTAGAACTGTTTTCCGAAGAAATCCCTGCGCGGATGCAAAAGCGTGCGTCTGAGGATTTGAAAAAGCTGGTCACAGACGGGCTGGTTGAGGCGGGTTTGACGTACGAGTCTGCGGGGGCGTTTGTGACGCCGCGCCGTTTGTGCCTGTCTGTTGTGGGGCTGACGGATCGATCCCCCGATGTGAAGGAAGAACGCAAAGGGCCGCGTGTGGATGCGCCTGAAAAGGCGATTGAGGGGTTCTTGCGCGGAGCTGGGGTTTCGAAGGATCAGCTTGAGGTGCGCGACGAGAAGAAGGGGCAGGTGTATTTTGCCCTGATCGAAAAGCCAGGGCGGGATGCGAGCGCGATTATTGCGGATGTGGTGCCAAATGTGGTGCGCAATTTCCCGTGGCCGAAATCCATGCGCTGGGGGGCTGGAGCGTTGAAATGGGTGCGGCCGTTGCATTCTATCCTGTGCATTTTGCATGATGCAGAGGGTGCAGAGGTTGTGCCGTTTGATGTGGATGGGATTGTGTCGGGTGACACGACCTGCGGCCATCGGTTCCATGCGCCTGATGCGTTTAAGGTAACATCGTTTGAGCAGTATCAAGCGGAATTGGCGAAGGCGCATGTTGTGCTGGATGCCGAGGAACGTGCGGCGGCGATTTGGAATGACGCGACGAACGGGGCGTTTGCGCTGGGGCTGGAAGTTGTTGAAGACAAAGGATTGCTGGCCGAGGTTGCGGGCCTTGTGGAATGGCCTGTGGTGCTGATGGGGGATATTGCCGAGGATTTCCTTGGGCTGCCGCCAGAGGTGTTGCAGACATCCATGAAAGAACATCAGAAGTTTTTCAGTGTGCGGAACCCGAAAACTGAGCGGATTGAGAAGTTCGTGACCGTGGCGAACCGCGAGACGATTGATAATGGCGCGACGATTTTGGCGGGGAACCAGAAGGTGCTGTTCGCGCGGTTGTCGGATGCGAAGTTTTTCTGGGAAAATGACCTGCGCGTGGCGCAGGAGGATTACACGGCGTGGACCGATAAGCTGTCTAATGTGACCTTCCACAATAAACTGGGATCACAGGCGGAGCGGATTGATCGCATTGCGGCGCTGGCCCGCGAGATCGCGCCTGTGGTGGGCGCGGATGCGGATGCGGCGGAAGAGGCGGCGCGATTTGCCAAGGCGGATTTGTCGTCTGAGATGGTGTATGAGTTTCCAGAGCTGCAAGGGCTGATGGGGCGGTATTATGCGGTTGAAGCGGGTAAATCCGTTGAGGTGGCAGCGGCGGCGCAAGAGCATTATTCGCCGCTGGGGCCAAGCGACGATGTGCCAAGCGCGCCTGTGTCTGTGGCCGTGGCGCTGGCGGATAAGATTGATACGCTGACAGGGTTCTGGGCGATTGATGAAAAGCCGACGGGGAGTAAAGACCCGTTTGCGCTACGCCGAGCGGCGCTGGGAGTTATTCGGTTGGTGTTGGAGAATGGGGTACGGGCCTCATTAAAGTCTCTGGCAATGAACGGTTTTTACTTTCAGCTAAGACGATCAGTTTCCTTCGCCTTTGACCAAGCTGAATTAGAAATATTAGACGGCAGCGATGAAATCGCTTACGGTCAGTACCCCGATGGTGTGATTGAAGAAGCTGAAGCAGCCTTAAGTCGCGACAAATATCTTATTGATTTCCTGTCACGTGATTTAAATAAAGCGGTGCTCGAACAATCAGAGCTTTTGGCGACATTTGAGGAAGTCGGAAACACTTTCCATGCTCTTGAAAAGTGCAAAATTGGGGAACTAACAGCAAAAATTTCGTCGGGAATTGATGCAAATAGCATTGATCTTAGTTTCGTTGATGGTGGTAAGTACCAAGCCAACACTATCGAGTTACTGTGGTTCTTAGACGATCAAAGTAAGCCAATCCTCTCCTTCTTCCATGACCGCCTCAAAGTCTATCTCCGCGACAAAGGCATTTCCCACGATGTGATCGACGCTTGTTTGGCGATGCCGAACAACGATGATTTCACGTCGTTGGTGAAGCGGGCGGAGGCTTTGCAGGGGTTTGTGGGCTCGGACGACGGGACCAACCTGCTGCAAGGGTTCAAGCGGGCGAATAATATTTTGACGCAGGCCGAGGAGAAGGACGGCGTTGAGTATTCTTACGGTGCGGACATTAAGTTTGCAGAGCAGGATGAAGAACGGGCGTTGTTCGGGGCGCTCGACACCGCAGAGGCGGCGATTGCTCCTGCGATGGAGACCGAGGATTTTGGCGCGGCGATGACCGCCATGGCGGCGTTGCGCGGGCCGATTGATGCGTTCTTTGAGGCAGTTCAGGTGAATGCGGACAGCGATACCGTGCGCCGCAACCGTTTGAATTTGCTCAGTCGTATTCGTACCGTGATGGGACAGGTTGCCGACTTTACCAAGGTTGAAGGGTAA
- a CDS encoding DUF6446 family protein, translating into MNGKLMVGGIVAVALAAGAGLWYSQTYAYYERQDGLSEITAFGDPWPVSNYRGIDANTSPLKLRACFTVDWDYVPSDTYKAEAEPLTAPSWFGCFDAEKIAKDIEADKAVVLLAEKNAPFGFSRFIAQYPDGNAYMWRQINDCGTAQFDGDDLPEGCGQEVAMVEPVDDPKPEPAPAVKTPGVVTGGVGPVDVTIALTPVNGGAAEEILLDGLSATSDNAIPESLWACFTTPLSMGLLTESYEVTEDVAPTNPVSSLPCFDADEVKAAVSSGEAVAFVGERDVWPGVDRVVAVYLDGRAVAWNQRRAR; encoded by the coding sequence ATGAATGGCAAGTTGATGGTTGGTGGTATTGTAGCGGTCGCTTTGGCGGCGGGGGCGGGGCTTTGGTATAGCCAGACCTACGCTTATTACGAGCGGCAGGACGGGTTGAGTGAGATCACCGCCTTTGGTGATCCTTGGCCTGTTTCCAATTACCGTGGCATTGACGCGAACACATCGCCGTTAAAATTGCGGGCCTGTTTCACTGTCGATTGGGATTATGTGCCATCAGACACCTATAAAGCAGAAGCGGAGCCGCTGACGGCGCCGTCTTGGTTTGGCTGTTTCGATGCGGAAAAGATTGCCAAGGATATCGAAGCGGACAAGGCTGTGGTGTTGTTGGCGGAAAAGAATGCTCCATTTGGGTTTTCGCGATTTATCGCGCAGTATCCTGATGGGAATGCGTATATGTGGCGGCAGATTAACGACTGTGGCACGGCGCAATTTGATGGGGATGACCTGCCCGAAGGATGTGGACAAGAGGTTGCGATGGTTGAGCCAGTGGATGACCCAAAACCCGAACCAGCGCCTGCAGTTAAAACGCCCGGTGTGGTGACTGGTGGTGTTGGACCCGTGGATGTGACGATTGCATTGACGCCTGTGAACGGCGGCGCGGCGGAAGAAATCTTGCTGGATGGGTTAAGCGCCACCAGTGACAATGCCATTCCCGAAAGCCTGTGGGCGTGTTTCACCACGCCCCTGTCGATGGGGTTGCTGACCGAGAGTTATGAAGTGACAGAGGATGTGGCGCCGACCAATCCAGTGTCATCCCTGCCGTGTTTTGATGCGGATGAAGTTAAAGCGGCGGTTTCCAGTGGTGAGGCGGTTGCCTTTGTTGGGGAACGCGATGTTTGGCCGGGCGTGGACCGCGTTGTGGCTGTGTATTTAGATGGACGCGCGGTGGCGTGGAACCAGAGACGGGCGAGATAA
- a CDS encoding glycine--tRNA ligase subunit alpha, with protein sequence MSVVEKTKPKSFQEIILRLQAYWAAKGCAVMQPYDMEVGAGTFHPATTLRSLGSKSWAAAYVQPSRRPTDGRYGENPNRLQHYYQYQVLIKPSPPDLQALYLGSLEAIGIDMDLHDIRFVEDDWESPTLGAWGLGWEVWCDGMEVSQFTYFQQVGGHDCKPVSGELTYGLERLAMYVLGVDHVMDMPYNDPDAPIPLSYGDVFKQTEQEYSRWNFDVADTDTLLKHFEDAEAECQRILDAPYEDPKTGKRIVMAHPAYDQCIKASHLFNLLDARGVISVTERQAYIGRVRSLSKLCADAFVQTEAGGFVPEVAAE encoded by the coding sequence ATGTCTGTGGTGGAAAAAACCAAACCAAAGTCGTTTCAAGAGATTATCTTGCGCCTTCAGGCCTACTGGGCCGCTAAGGGTTGTGCCGTGATGCAGCCTTACGACATGGAAGTGGGGGCGGGTACATTCCATCCAGCGACAACATTGCGTTCGCTTGGGTCGAAATCTTGGGCCGCGGCCTATGTGCAGCCATCGCGGCGCCCGACGGATGGGCGGTATGGTGAAAACCCAAACCGCTTGCAGCACTATTATCAGTATCAGGTTTTGATCAAACCGAGCCCGCCCGATTTGCAGGCGTTGTACCTTGGATCGCTTGAGGCAATCGGAATCGACATGGATTTGCATGATATCCGATTCGTAGAAGACGATTGGGAATCACCAACGCTGGGCGCGTGGGGTCTGGGTTGGGAAGTATGGTGTGATGGGATGGAAGTGTCTCAGTTCACGTATTTCCAGCAGGTGGGGGGGCATGATTGCAAACCTGTCTCAGGCGAGCTGACCTATGGGTTGGAGCGGTTGGCCATGTATGTGCTGGGCGTCGATCACGTGATGGACATGCCGTACAACGATCCAGATGCGCCGATCCCGTTGTCTTACGGGGATGTGTTCAAGCAGACGGAGCAGGAATACAGCCGCTGGAATTTTGATGTGGCTGATACGGATACCCTGTTGAAGCATTTCGAGGATGCAGAGGCAGAGTGCCAGCGGATTTTGGATGCACCTTACGAGGACCCAAAAACAGGCAAGCGCATTGTGATGGCCCATCCTGCGTATGATCAGTGCATCAAGGCGAGCCATTTGTTTAACTTGCTGGATGCGCGGGGCGTGATTTCGGTGACCGAGCGCCAAGCTTATATCGGGCGGGTGCGCAGCCTGTCTAAGCTGTGTGCCGATGCCTTTGTGCAGACAGAGGCAGGGGGATTTGTGCCCGAGGTTGCGGCGGAATGA
- a CDS encoding calcium-binding protein — MSFTFDYGTDASVGFAETLELLTTGIYGGTIIQQDGNTYQIESGGRTYTFTGSGFTYITVSGQTLLAGGTIDGISTSQGGALLGNLTNLNLASADLSSAFLNELLGYDPLALENLFLSQDWTFNGTDDAQVLTLDMTTPDGVPYAPIGNDTAYLGGGNDVFALGLGNDTMFGGSGNDELYGNEGDDELFGGSGRDQLFGGADNDVINGGNGIDQIFGGNGDDLLYGAGSKDSMRGGRGEDTMYGGSDDDTMYGEDDKDVMYGDGGDDLMFGGSKGGTDRMYGGAGNDNMFGGNARDKMYGDAGNDTLSGDLGNDQMFGGTGNDFLIGGTGHDRMYGGADNDVLDGGIGNDRLYGIEGENTFIGGAGDDRMYSGADADTFVFNSLTNTGNDDIYNYDTSQDTLDIDFTAFLNISILSDSVVIDHSGGSITLNDLSITNFAEYNALLASIDSSFDDPFAVG; from the coding sequence ATGAGCTTTACTTTTGATTACGGTACAGACGCCTCAGTTGGCTTTGCCGAAACTCTCGAACTCCTGACAACTGGCATTTATGGCGGAACCATCATCCAACAGGATGGCAATACTTATCAGATTGAAAGTGGCGGTCGCACCTACACCTTCACTGGCTCAGGCTTCACTTATATTACAGTTTCAGGACAAACCCTGCTGGCTGGCGGCACAATTGACGGAATTTCAACGTCACAAGGCGGTGCGCTGCTTGGTAACCTCACGAACCTGAACCTCGCCTCTGCTGATTTATCCTCTGCATTTTTGAATGAACTATTGGGCTATGACCCACTCGCACTCGAAAATCTGTTTTTGTCCCAAGATTGGACATTCAACGGCACGGATGACGCGCAAGTTCTCACACTTGATATGACAACACCGGACGGCGTGCCATACGCCCCTATCGGCAATGACACGGCCTATCTTGGCGGTGGCAACGATGTGTTTGCCTTGGGTTTGGGCAACGACACGATGTTTGGCGGGTCTGGCAACGACGAACTCTACGGCAACGAAGGGGACGACGAACTCTTCGGTGGCTCCGGTCGCGACCAACTATTTGGCGGCGCGGACAACGATGTGATCAATGGCGGCAATGGCATTGACCAAATCTTCGGCGGCAACGGCGATGATCTGCTGTATGGTGCAGGGTCCAAAGACTCCATGCGTGGTGGTCGCGGCGAAGACACAATGTACGGTGGCTCTGATGATGACACTATGTACGGCGAAGATGACAAAGACGTTATGTACGGCGACGGTGGCGACGATCTGATGTTTGGCGGCTCTAAGGGTGGCACAGACAGAATGTACGGCGGTGCGGGCAACGACAATATGTTCGGCGGCAACGCACGGGACAAAATGTACGGCGACGCAGGCAATGACACGCTTAGCGGTGATCTGGGCAACGACCAAATGTTCGGTGGCACAGGCAACGATTTCCTGATCGGCGGAACGGGCCATGACCGTATGTACGGCGGTGCAGACAACGACGTTCTGGATGGTGGAATTGGCAACGATCGCCTGTACGGGATCGAAGGGGAAAACACCTTTATCGGCGGTGCAGGCGATGATCGCATGTATTCAGGTGCAGACGCAGATACATTCGTGTTCAACAGCCTAACCAACACGGGCAATGACGACATTTACAACTATGATACGTCCCAAGACACGCTCGACATCGACTTTACCGCATTCCTCAACATCAGCATCCTATCTGACTCTGTTGTGATCGACCATTCAGGTGGGTCAATCACGCTGAACGACCTGTCGATCACAAATTTCGCGGAATACAATGCGCTGCTCGCAAGCATTGACTCGTCATTCGATGATCCTTTTGCTGTCGGTTAA